In Mastacembelus armatus chromosome 22, fMasArm1.2, whole genome shotgun sequence, a genomic segment contains:
- the LOC113129704 gene encoding ryanodine receptor 3-like gives MVWGGDVTSTAHTSTRSNVDLEIGCLIDLATGLVSFTVNGKEISTHYQVEPNTKLFPAVFVRPTSPNLFQFELAKIKNAMPLSSAIFKSEHKNPVPQCPPRLDVQTINAVLWSRMPNTFLKVETARVNERDGWVVQCVEPLQMLAVHIPEENRCIDVMELSEQEDMRRFHYHTLKLYCALCALGNTRVAHALCSHLDQSQLLYTIDNQYLSGMLREGFYNVLISIHLETAKEARLMMKDEFIIPVTAETRSIRLFSDVSKKHRPPGVGLSTSLKPRLNFAPPCFISTKREQHLYSPQIPLDALKETAISMLAEAVQGGGPHIRDPVGGGVEYQFVPILKLISTLLTMGVLGSEDVHKILLLIDPNVFRDAREEGASGALDKEGLTGVEEKAVEAGEEEAAKEATQPMKGLLEKRLPEPVKQQDIVMKRLSIDKIRILRVERGRMRVRFLLGGRHGDFKFLPPSSYAPCYEALLPKEKMKVEPVKEYKRDVDGVRDLLGTTQFMSQASFIPTPVETSQIVMPPHLEKVRDKLAENIHELWGMNKIELGWSYGKIREDNKRQHPCLVDFSKLPETEKNYNLQMSTETLKTLLALGCRVVQVNPNAEDSLKKIKLPKNYMMSNGYKPSPLDLSDIKLTPGQELLVDKLAENAHNVWAKDRIKQGWTYGIQQDLKSKRNPRLVPYVLLDERTKKSNRDSLREAIRTLIGYGYNIEPSDQEGGHVIERLSIDKIRFFRVERTYAVKTGKWYFEFEAVTGGDMRVGWARPGCKPDVELGTDELAFVFDGYRGHCLNMGSRLFGRCWHAGDVVGCMINMEDKSMIFTLNGEILITTKGSELCFTDFETEDGFIPVCSLGLTQVGRMNLGKDASTFKYYTMCGLQEGFEPFAVNMNREVTMWFSKRLPTFVNVPKNHNHIAVTRIDGTIDSPPCLKVTHKTFGTQNSNADMVFCRLSMPVEFHSHFKSSPVVFTFSKS, from the exons ATGGTATGGGGTGGTGATGTAACCAGCACTGCTCACACCTCCACTCGCAGCAATGTGGACTTGGAGATTGGCTGTCTAATAGATCTGGCCACCGGCCTGGTGTCCTTCACCGTGAATGGCAAAGAGATATCCACACATTACCAG GTGGAACCAAACACTAAACTATTTCCTGCGGTGTTTGTGCGGCCTACTAGCCCAAACCTCTTCCAGTTTGAGCTGGCTAAAATAAAG AATGCCATGCCCCTCTCATCAGCCATTTTTAAGAGTGAACACAAGAACCCAGTGCCCCAGTGTCCACCCCGACTAGATGTCCAGACCATCAATGCAGTGCTTTGGAGCCGCATGCCCAACACCTTCCTCAAGGTGGAAACAGCCAGGGTCAATGAGAGGGATGGCTGGGTGGTACAGTGTGTGGAGCCACTGCAGATGTTGGCTGTACACATACCTGAAGAGAACAG GTGTATCGATGTCATGGAGCTGTCTGAGCAGGAAGACATGAGGAGGTTTCACTACCACACCCTGAAGCTCTACTGTGCCCTGTGTGCTCTGGGTAACACCCGTGTTGCCCATGCCCTCTGCAGCCACCTGGACCAATCCCAGCTCTTATATACCATCGACAATCAGTACCTGTCTGGCATGTTACGTGAGGGCTTCTACAATGTCCTGATCAGCATACACCTGGAGACAGCCAAAGAGGCACGACTCATGATGAAAGATGAGTTCATCATCCCTGTGACAGCTGAGACACGATCCATCCGTCTCTTCTCTGATGTGTCCAAAAAGCACCGCCCACCAGGGGTAGGCCTCAGTACTTCACTCAAACCACGTCTCAACTTTGCTCCGCCATGTTTCATCAGCACCAAACGGGAGCAGCATCTGTATAGTCCCCAAATCCCACTGGATGCTTTAAAGGAGACGGCAATTTCCATGTTGGCAGAGGCTGTTCAAGGTGGAGGGCCCCATATTCGAGATCCCGTGGGAGGAGGTGTGGAGTACCAGTTTGTGCCAATCCTAAAACTCATTAGCACTTTGCTGACTATGGGTGTATTAGGTAGTGAGGATGTCCATAAGATCTTACTGCTCATTGACCCAAATGTGTTTAGAGATGCACGTGAAGAAGGAGCCTCAGGGGCATTAGACAAAGAAGGACTTACAGGGGTGGAAGAGAAGGCAGTGGAGGCTGGAGAAGAGGAAGCAGCCAAAGAGGCTACACAGCCAATGAAAGGCCTTCTGGAGAAGAGACTGCCTGAGCCTGTGAAACAACAG GACATTGTGATGAAGCGGCTCAGCATCGACAAGATCCGCATTCTCAGAGTAGAGCGAGGACGTATGCG GGTGCGTTTCCTGCTGGGTGGTCGACATGGTGACTTTAAGTTTCTGCCTCCATCAAGTTATGCTCCGTGTTATGAGGCTTTGCTGCcaaaagagaagatgaaagtGGAACCAGTGAAAGAGTACAAGAGAGATGTGGATGGAGTCAGAGATCTGCTGGGCACCACTCAATTCATGTCACAGGCCTCCTTCATCCCCACGCCTGTGGAAACCAGCCAG ATTGTCATGCCACCTCATCTGGAGAAGGTTCGAGACAAGCTGGCGGAGAACATTCATGAGCTGTGGGGCATGAATAAGATTGAGTTGGGATGGTCCTACGGCAAG ATAAGAGAAGACAATAAGCGCCAACATCCATGCCTTGTGGATTTCTCAAAGCTGCCAGAAACTGAAAAGAACTACAATCTGCAGATGTCAACAGAAACTCTAAA GACCCTGCTGGCATTGGGCTGTCGTGTAGTTCAGGTGAATCCAAATGCTGAGGACTCCCTCAAAAAGATAAAACTCCCTAAGAA ctaCATGATGTCCAATGGTTATAAGCCGTCCCCTCTGGACTTGTCAGATATAAAGTTGACTCCAGGTCAGGAACTCCTTGTGGACAAACTGGCAGAAAATGCACACAATGTATGGGCCAAGGACCGTATCAAACAGGGTTGGACCTATGGCATACAGCAG GATCTAAAGAGTAAGCGGAACCCTCGCCTGGTTCCGTATGTTCTGCTGGATGAACGCACTAAGAAGTCAAACAGGGACAGCCTGCGGGAGGCTATCCGCACTCTGATTGGATATGGTTACAATATCGAGCCCTCAGACCAGGAAGGCG GACATGTGATTGAGCGGCTCAGCATCGACAAGATCCGATTCTTCAGAGTAGAGAGGACGTATGCGGTGAAGACCGGCAAATGGTACTTTGAGTTTGAGGCAGTGACAGGAGGTGATATGAGAGTGGGCTGGGCCAGACCTGGATGTAAGCCAGATGTGGAGCTTGGCACAGATGAGCTGGCATTTGTGTTTGATGGATACAGG GGCCACTGTCTGAACATGGGCAGCCGTTTGTTCGGGCGCTGCTGGCATGCTGGGGATGTAGTGGGCTGTATGATCAATATGGAGGACAAGTCCATGATCTTCACCCTTAATGGAGAGATCCTCATCACCACCAAGGGCTCTGAGCTCTGCTTCACTGATTTTGAAACTGAGGATG GGTTTATTCCAGTGTGTAGTCTTGGCCTGACTCAGGTAGGTCGTATGAATCTGGGCAAAGACGCTAGCACCTTCAAGTACTACACCATGTGTGGTCTTCAGGAAGGGTTTGAACCCTTTGCTGTCAACATGAACAGAGAGGTCACCATGTGGTTCAGCAAGCGTCTGCCTACTTTTGTCAATGTGCCGAAGAACCACAACCACATCGCA GTAACAAGGATCGATGGCACCATTGATAGCCCCCCTTGTCTCAAAGTGACCCACAAAACATTTGGCACCCAGAACAGTAATGCTGACATGGTGTTTTGTCGCCTCAGTATGCCTGTAGAGTTCCACTCCCACTTCAAGTCCAGTCCTGTT GTATTCACCTTCTCAAAATCATGA
- the LOC113129721 gene encoding ryanodine receptor 3-like encodes MGDLDCLGAKNRAVLALPVEEVLQTLNDLITYFKLPDAELEHEERQIKLRSLKNRQNLFKQEGMLTLVSNCIDRLNVYNSVAHFGECAGSEAGASWKDILNLLYELLAALIRGNRNNCTQFSNNLDWLVSKLERLESSSGILEVLHCILIESPEALNIIQRGHIKSIISLLYKHGRNHKILDVLCSLCVCNGVAVRTNQNLICDHLLPKRDLLLQTQLVNDVQSMRPNIFLGVSEGSAQYKKWYYELMIDQVDHFVTSEPSHLRVGWANTKGYAPYPGGGEGWGGNGVGDDLYSYGFDGLHLWSGRIPRAVASVNQHILTSEDVVSCCLDLGAPSISFRINGQPVQGMFENFNTDGLFFPVVSFSAGVKVRFLLGGRHGDFKFLPPSSYAPCYEALLPKEKMKVEPVKEYKRDVDGVRDLLGTTQFMSQASFIPTPVETSQIVMPPHLEKVRDKLAENIHELWGMNKIELGWSYGKIREDNKRQHPCLVDFSKLPETEKNYNLQMSTETLKTLLALGCRVVQVNPNAEDSLKKIKLPKNYMMSNGYKPSPLDLSDIKLTPGQELLVDKLAENAHNVWAKDRIKQGWTYGIQQDLKSKRNPRLVPYVLLDERTKKSNRDSLREAIRTLIGYGYNIEPSDQEGGHVIERLSIDKIRFFRVERTYAVKTGKWYFEFEAVTGGDMRVGWARPGCKPDVELGTDELAFVFDGYRGHCLNMGSRLFGRCWHAGDVVGCMINMEDKSMIFTLNGEILITTKGSELCFTDFETEDGFIPVCSLGLTQVGRMNLGKDASTFKYYTMCGLQEGFEPFAVNMNREVTMWFSKRLPTFVNVPKNHNHIAVTRIDGTIDSPPCLKVTHKTFGTQNSNADMVFCRLSMPVEFHSHFKSSPVVFTFSKS; translated from the exons ATGGG AGACCTGGATTGTCTGGGTGCTAAGAATAGAGCAGTGCTTGCCTTGCCTGTCGAGGAGGTGCTCCAAACCCTCAATGACCTCATCACCTATTTCAAGCTCCCTGATGCTGAGCTGGAGCATGAGGAGAGGCAGATCAAGCTGCGTTCACTCAAGAACCGACAAAACCTattcaaacaggaa GGAATGCTCACTCTGGTGTCCAACTGTATCGACCGTCTGAACGTCTACAACAGCGTGGCACACTTCGGAGAGTGTGCCGGGTCAGAGGCCGGAGCATCCTGGAAAGACATTCTCAATCTGCTGTATGAGTTGCTGG ctgcgTTAATTCGAGGGAACAGAAACAACTGCACCCAGTTCTCCAACAACTTGGACTGGCTGGTCAGCAAGCTTGAAAGACTGGAATCGTCTTCAG GCATCCTGGAAGTTCTGCACTGCATTCTAATCGAGAGCCCTGAGGCCCTTAACATCATCCAGAGAGGACACATCAAGTCCATCATATCACTGCTCTACAAGCATGGACGCAACCACAAG atCCTGGATGTGCtgtgctctctgtgtgtgtgtaacggCGTAGCTGTGCGAACTAATCAGAACCTTATCTGTGATCACTTGCTGCCCAAGAGAGATCTGCTGCTGCAAACTCAGCTGGTCAATGATGTCCAGAG CATGAGACCAAACATCTTCCTGGGGGTTAGTGAGGGCTCAGCTCAGTATAAGAAGTGGTACTATGAGCTGATGATTGACCAGGTGGACCACTTTGTGACCAGCGAGCCCTCCCACCTGAGGGTGGGCTGGGCCAACACTAAAGGTTACGCTCCCTAccctggaggaggagagggctGGGGGGGCAACGGAGTTGGAGATGACCTTTACTCATATGGTTTTGATGGACTCCACCTCTGGTCAG GTCGTATCCCTCGGGCAGTTGCATCTGTGAACCAGCACATCCTGACCTCAGAGGATGTGGTGAGCTGTTGTCTGGACCTCGGAGCACCGAGCATCTCTTTCAGAATAAATGGACAGCCTGTCCAGGGAATGTTTGAAAATTTCAACACAGACGGCCTCTTCTTCCCTGTCGTCAGCTTCTCTGCAGGGGTCAA GGTGCGTTTCCTGCTGGGTGGTCGACATGGTGACTTTAAGTTTCTGCCTCCATCAAGTTATGCTCCGTGTTATGAGGCTTTGCTGCcaaaagagaagatgaaagtGGAACCAGTGAAAGAGTACAAGAGAGATGTGGATGGAGTCAGAGATCTGCTGGGCACCACTCAATTCATGTCACAGGCCTCCTTCATCCCCACGCCTGTGGAAACCAGCCAG ATTGTCATGCCACCTCATCTGGAGAAGGTTCGAGACAAGCTGGCGGAGAACATTCATGAGCTGTGGGGCATGAATAAGATTGAGTTGGGATGGTCCTACGGCAAG ATAAGAGAAGACAATAAGCGCCAACATCCATGCCTTGTGGATTTCTCAAAGCTGCCAGAAACTGAAAAGAACTACAATCTGCAGATGTCAACAGAAACTCTAAA GACCCTGCTGGCATTGGGCTGTCGTGTAGTTCAGGTGAATCCAAATGCTGAGGACTCCCTCAAAAAGATAAAACTCCCTAAGAA ctaCATGATGTCCAATGGTTATAAGCCGTCCCCTCTGGACTTGTCAGATATAAAGTTGACTCCAGGTCAGGAACTCCTTGTGGACAAACTGGCAGAAAATGCACACAATGTATGGGCCAAGGACCGTATCAAACAGGGTTGGACCTATGGCATACAGCAG GATCTAAAGAGTAAGCGGAACCCTCGCCTGGTTCCGTATGTTCTGCTGGATGAACGCACTAAGAAGTCAAACAGGGACAGCCTGCGGGAGGCTATCCGCACTCTGATTGGATATGGTTACAATATCGAGCCCTCAGACCAGGAAGGCG GACATGTGATTGAGCGGCTCAGCATCGACAAGATCCGATTCTTCAGAGTAGAGAGGACGTATGCGGTGAAGACCGGCAAATGGTACTTTGAGTTTGAGGCAGTGACAGGAGGTGATATGAGAGTGGGCTGGGCCAGACCTGGATGTAAGCCAGATGTGGAGCTTGGCACAGATGAGCTGGCATTTGTGTTTGATGGATACAGG GGCCACTGTCTGAACATGGGCAGCCGTTTGTTCGGGCGCTGCTGGCATGCTGGGGATGTAGTGGGCTGTATGATCAATATGGAGGACAAGTCCATGATCTTCACCCTTAATGGAGAGATCCTCATCACCACCAAGGGCTCTGAGCTCTGCTTCACTGATTTTGAAACTGAGGATG GGTTTATTCCAGTGTGTAGTCTTGGCCTGACTCAGGTAGGTCGTATGAATCTGGGCAAAGACGCTAGCACCTTCAAGTACTACACCATGTGTGGTCTTCAGGAAGGGTTTGAACCCTTTGCTGTCAACATGAACAGAGAGGTCACCATGTGGTTCAGCAAGCGTCTGCCTACTTTTGTCAATGTGCCGAAGAACCACAACCACATCGCA GTAACAAGGATCGATGGCACCATTGATAGCCCCCCTTGTCTCAAAGTGACCCACAAAACATTTGGCACCCAGAACAGTAATGCTGACATGGTGTTTTGTCGCCTCAGTATGCCTGTAGAGTTCCACTCCCACTTCAAGTCCAGTCCTGTT GTATTCACCTTCTCAAAATCATGA
- the LOC113129700 gene encoding ryanodine receptor 3-like: MVWGGDVTSTAHTSTRSNVDLEIGCLIDLATGLVSFTVNGKEISTHYQVEPNTKLFPAVFVRPTSPNLFQFELAKIKNAMPLSSAIFKSEHKNPVPQCPPRLDVQTINAVLWSRMPNTFLKVETARVNERDGWVVQCVEPLQMLAVHIPEENRCIDVMELSEQEDMRRFHYHTLKLYCALCALGNTRVAHALCSHLDQSQLLYTIDNQYLSGMLREGFYNVLISIHLETAKEARLMMKDEFIIPVTAETRSIRLFSDVSKKHRPPGVGLSTSLKPRLNFAPPCFISTKREQHLYSPQIPLDALKETAISMLAEAVQGGGPHIRDPVGGGVEYQFVPILKLISTLLTMGVLGSEDVHKILLLIDPNVFRDAREEGASGALDKEGLTGVEEKAVEAGEEEAAKEATQPMKGLLEKRLPEPVKQQMCELLHYFCDCELKHRIEAIVSFSDSFVSKLQYNQKFRYNELMLALNMSAAVTAKKTKEFRSPPQEQINMLLTFSMGEDCPCPSDIQEELYDFHNQLQLHCGIPMEEDDDEQDTSIKGRLLMLVNKIKGQSHKAAQPTEKEQAAPCEEVTVLLQY, from the exons ATGGTATGGGGTGGTGATGTAACCAGCACTGCTCACACCTCCACTCGCAGCAATGTGGACTTGGAGATTGGCTGTCTAATAGATCTGGCCACCGGCCTGGTGTCCTTCACCGTGAATGGCAAAGAGATATCCACACATTACCAG GTGGAACCAAACACTAAACTATTTCCTGCGGTGTTTGTGCGGCCTACTAGCCCAAACCTCTTCCAGTTTGAGCTGGCTAAAATAAAG AATGCCATGCCCCTCTCATCAGCCATTTTTAAGAGTGAACACAAGAACCCAGTGCCCCAGTGTCCACCCCGACTAGATGTCCAGACCATCAATGCAGTGCTTTGGAGCCGCATGCCCAACACCTTCCTCAAGGTGGAAACAGCCAGGGTCAATGAGAGGGATGGCTGGGTGGTACAGTGTGTGGAGCCACTGCAGATGTTGGCTGTACACATACCTGAAGAGAACAG GTGTATCGATGTCATGGAGCTGTCTGAGCAGGAAGACATGAGGAGGTTTCACTACCACACCCTGAAGCTCTACTGTGCCCTGTGTGCTCTGGGTAACACCCGTGTTGCCCATGCCCTCTGCAGCCACCTGGACCAATCCCAGCTCTTATATACCATCGACAATCAGTACCTGTCTGGCATGTTACGTGAGGGCTTCTACAATGTCCTGATCAGCATACACCTGGAGACAGCCAAAGAGGCACGACTCATGATGAAAGATGAGTTCATCATCCCTGTGACAGCTGAGACACGATCCATCCGTCTCTTCTCTGATGTGTCCAAAAAGCACCGCCCACCAGGGGTAGGCCTCAGTACTTCACTCAAACCACGTCTCAACTTTGCTCCGCCATGTTTCATCAGCACCAAACGGGAGCAGCATCTGTATAGTCCCCAAATCCCACTGGATGCTTTAAAGGAGACGGCAATTTCCATGTTGGCAGAGGCTGTTCAAGGTGGAGGGCCCCATATTCGAGATCCCGTGGGAGGAGGTGTGGAGTACCAGTTTGTGCCAATCCTAAAACTCATTAGCACTTTGCTGACTATGGGTGTATTAGGTAGTGAGGATGTCCATAAGATCTTACTGCTCATTGACCCAAATGTGTTTAGAGATGCACGTGAAGAAGGAGCCTCAGGGGCATTAGACAAAGAAGGACTTACAGGGGTGGAAGAGAAGGCAGTGGAGGCTGGAGAAGAGGAAGCAGCCAAAGAGGCTACACAGCCAATGAAAGGCCTTCTGGAGAAGAGACTGCCTGAGCCTGTGAAACAACAG ATGTGTGAGCTGCTTCACTATTTCTGTGACTGTGAGCTGAAGCACCGCATCGAGGCCATCGTGTCGTTTTCTGACAGCTTCGTCTCTAAGCTCCAGTACAACCAGAAGTTCCGCTACAATGAGCTGATGCTGGCTCTCAACatgtctgctgctgttactgcaaAAAAGACCAAAGAGTTCAGATCGCCTCCTCAAGAACAG ATCAACATGCTTTTAACCTTCAGTATGGGTGAGGACTGTCCCTGTCCATCAGATATCCAGGAAGAACTCTATGATTTTCACAaccagctgcagctccactgtG GAATCCCTATGGAGGAAGACGATGATGAGCAAGATACATCTATTAAAGGGCGCCTCCTAATGCTGGTGAACAAGATCAAAGGCCAGTCGCACAAAGCAGCACAGCCCACGGAGAAGGAGCAGGCCGCACCATGTGAGGAAGTCACTGTTTTACTCCAGTACTAA